The genomic interval GCGGATCGAGGCCCTCCCCGAACAGGGACGGCGGATCTTCAAGATGATCTGTATCGAGCACAAGAGCTATGTCGAAACCGCACGGCTCCTCTCCCTTTCGCTCCATACCGTGAAAACCCACATGGCCCGCTCGTTCAAGGCGCTCCGGAAAAAGGGCCTCTTCCTGTTGGGGCTCTTCTGATTCCCCTGTTTTGCTTTTTTTTCATAAAAATCTGATCGGCAATGTATGTCAGTTGCCGATTTTTTTCGTCATTTCTATAGAAATGGTCGGTAAACGGCGTGTGTGTCGCACCGTTTGGCCGTCCGACGTGTAACCATGAGTTTCGAAACACAGATTAAGAATATATTGAAAGCCCGCCTCGACGGTAGCATCACCCCCGAGGAGGAGGCTGTTTTGCAGGAGTGGGCCGAAAGCGATCCGCAGCACCGCGCGTTGCTCGACCTGCTCGACGAATCGGCCGATCATTTGCCGCTGTTGGGCCATCTTTACAATTACGACGAGTCCCGTGTCTGGCGGAACATTCGCAAGGAGGCCCGGCGTCGCCGGTTCCGCAAAATGGCCCGGGAGTCCCGGAAATATGCCGCCGTGGCGGCCGTGCTTCTGTTTGCGGGCTACGGCATCTGGCAGTGGATCGATGACCGGAACCGGGAGGAGGCCTGCAGGGCCTATATCGAGCAGGTGACACCCGGAGTCCGGGGCGCCGTGCTGACACTCTCCTCGGGCGAACAGGTCGACCTGGAACAAGGGGGCGAACGGACGCTTGTCGAGCAGGACGGTACCCGGATCGAAGTCGCAGGCGAAGAGGTGGCTTATCACGATGCGGAGCCCGAAGAGGAGGAGATCCCGGCCTGGAATACCGTCTCCGTGCCGCGCGGCAAGGAGTTCTCGCTGCAACTCTCCGACGGAACGAAGGTTTGGCTCAATTCCGCGTCGAGCCTGCGTTTCCCGGTCCGTTTCGGGGAGGGGCCCCGGGAGGTCGTTGTGACGGGCGAGGCCTTTTTCGATGTGGCGAAGGATGCGGACCGGCAGTTTATCGTTCATGCCGATACGGTGGCCGTGGCCGTCTATGGTACGGCGTTCAACATCGCGGCCTATGAGGATGAGACCGACGTCGAGACTACGCTGCTGAGGGGCAGTGTCGAGGTGACGAGCGGACGCCGGAAGGTGATGCTCAAACCCGGACAACAGGCCCGGGTCGGACGCTCGGGGGCGATTTTCGATGTGCGGCAGGTCCCGGCCGAGGAGTATGCCGCATGGACCCGGGGTGTGTTTGCCTTCCAGGAGGAGCCCCTCTCCTCGATCTGTCGCAAACTCTCCCGCTGGTACGACATCGAGATCCTCCCTTCGGGATTCGATGCCGATCAGGTGCGTTATACGGGTGAAATCCGGCGTTACGAAACCTTTGCCGAGATGGTCCGGCTGCTGGAACGGACCAATCAGATCCGTATCGACGTGCAGGATGGCAGGATTTTGCTCTGTATCGACCGTGACGACGGTTGATGCATTGGTTGGTTAGGTTGTTTTCCGACGGGAAAACGCAATGTTCCACTTAAAAACGAAGCATATGAAGAAACTTCACTCTTCTGGATCGCACCGGAAGCTGCCGCTTCTCGTGTGTGCGTGTTTGCTGGCGCTGATCGCCGTCTGGAGCCCCGGGACGGCCGATGCCAAGGAGCCCTTCAAACCGCGAAAGGACC from uncultured Alistipes sp. carries:
- a CDS encoding FecR domain-containing protein, giving the protein MSFETQIKNILKARLDGSITPEEEAVLQEWAESDPQHRALLDLLDESADHLPLLGHLYNYDESRVWRNIRKEARRRRFRKMARESRKYAAVAAVLLFAGYGIWQWIDDRNREEACRAYIEQVTPGVRGAVLTLSSGEQVDLEQGGERTLVEQDGTRIEVAGEEVAYHDAEPEEEEIPAWNTVSVPRGKEFSLQLSDGTKVWLNSASSLRFPVRFGEGPREVVVTGEAFFDVAKDADRQFIVHADTVAVAVYGTAFNIAAYEDETDVETTLLRGSVEVTSGRRKVMLKPGQQARVGRSGAIFDVRQVPAEEYAAWTRGVFAFQEEPLSSICRKLSRWYDIEILPSGFDADQVRYTGEIRRYETFAEMVRLLERTNQIRIDVQDGRILLCIDRDDG